Below is a genomic region from Billgrantia tianxiuensis.
CGGCTCGCGTATCGATGTGCAGGCCCTGGTCAGCGATGCTCCGGCCATGGTGACCGCCTGCGGCCTGGCCATGAGGTCGCCGGCATGACCATCGAGATCAACCTGTTACCTTGGCGGGAGCGGCAGCGGATCCGTCGCAGTCGCTATTTTCACCTGGCCCTGGTGGGTGCGGTGCTGCTCGGCGGAGCGGGCGGTTGGGGGCTGACCTGCTACTACGACAGCGCGCTGGATGCCCAGCACGAACGCAATGCGCATATTCGCCAGCGCATGCAACAGCTCGACGGCGAGATTCGTTCGCTAGGTGAGTATGAAGCCAAACGCGAACGCATGATCGGCCAGGTCCGGGTGTTCAGCGATCTACAGCAGGGCCGCTCCCAGACTGTGCGCGTCTTTCGCGATCTGACCCTGAGTCTGGTCGATGGCGTGCACTATACCCAGTTGAGCCGGCAGGGCGACCAGCTTCGCCTGTCGGGACGCGCGGAGAGCAACCATCGGTGTCCGAGCAGCTGCGAGCCCTGTCCGCTGCTGCGTCGTTCTCCGAGCCGGTGCTCTCCGAGGTTGAGTCCAGCGGCGGTTCACGACGCCGTTTCAGTCTCGGCGTGGGGCAGCTCAGCCCGGGTAGCGACCAGGCGGAAGGCGGGAACGAATCATGAACCTGCAGGCTGAAATTCGCCGCCTCCGCGAGCTCGACTGGCGCGGTCTGGACCTCAAGGAGGCCGGCACCTGGCCGCTGCAGCAGCAGTGGCTCTGCTGCCTGCTGATACTTGCCTTGACCCTGGCCGCGGCGCACTGGTATCTGGCCGGCCCCAAGGCCGATGAACTGCAGCGAGCGCAGGCCGAGGAGGCGCGGCTGCTGGCGGAGTACCGCAACCGAGCCGCCCAGGCGGCCCGCCTGCCCGAGATGCTCGAGCAAATGGTCCAGCTCGAGTGGCACATGGGCGAACTCATGGCCCTGCTGCCTTCTGGGGCAGAGATCCCTGCGTTGATCGACAACATCAGCGGGAGTGCTCGCGACCACCACTTGACGATCGACTTCATTCGTCTGCGTGGCATGGTCGAGCGGGACTTCTATATCGAGCGCCCCTTCGACCTGCAGGTGGAGGGCGGATACCATCAGATCGCCGGTTTCATTGCCAGCGTGGCGGCGCTGCCGCGTATCGTCACTTTACACGACTTCGTGCTGGCGCCGTTGGAAGGTAGCGAGCGCCTGCGCCTCTCGATGCTGGCCCGTACCTACAGCTATCGGCCCTTGGGCGAAGGGGATGGGCAATGAAAAGGCGCTGCTCATGGGGCCTTGTTGGCCTGTTGCTGGCTGGGTGCGCCGATCCCCAACTGGGCGATCTCGATCGTCGGCTAAGCGACATTCGCCACAATCCGGGCACGCCACGACCGCTGGAAATGCCTGCCGTGCCCGACTACGAAGCGGTGTCCTACCAGATCGGCGGCCGTCGCAGCCCGTTCCAGCCGCAGTTGCCGGAGCAGACGTCAGCGGGCAGCGGCGAACTCGCTCCGGACTCCGAGCGGGACTTGGAAGCTCTCGAGGCATACGACCTGGCAGCGCTGCGGCTCGTCGGTACCCTGACCATGAGCGGGCAGACCCATGCCCTGGTCAAGGCGCCGGATGGCGAGGTGCATCGGCTGCGGGCCGGCCATCGCCTGGGCAGGAATCACGGACGTATCGTCAGCATCACCGGCACCACGGTACAGCTGGTCGAGCTGGTGCCTGCCGGGGGAGGGGGCTGGACGGAGCGAACCGTTCGCCTGTTGCTGGACGAGGCGAGGCGTTGAAGAGTCGCGCAGTCGGTGGCTGGGTGTTGGAACAGGGAAGGTCAGGGAAAACGATGGGACATGTGATTCGCATACTTGTGGTGCTCTGTCTGGCATTGGCGGCAGCGCCTGTTCTCGCGGCATCGACATACACTGGAGAGCGCATCACGCTCAACTTCCAGGACATAGAGGTGCGCTCGGTGTTGGCGATCATCGCCGACTTCACCGGCCTCAACCTGGTGGCCAGCGACAGCGTGACCGGCCAGGTCACTCTCAACCTGCAGGACGTGCCCTGGGACCAGGCGCTCGATCTGATACTCGAGAGCCACGGCCTGGCCAGTCGCCAGGAAGGCAATGTCATCCTCGTGGCGCCGGTCAACGAGCTGGCTGACATCGAGCGCCAGCAGATCGAGGCGCGGGCGCAGTCGGAGGCGCTGGCCCCGCTGGTTTCCG
It encodes:
- a CDS encoding PilN domain-containing protein, whose protein sequence is MTIEINLLPWRERQRIRRSRYFHLALVGAVLLGGAGGWGLTCYYDSALDAQHERNAHIRQRMQQLDGEIRSLGEYEAKRERMIGQVRVFSDLQQGRSQTVRVFRDLTLSLVDGVHYTQLSRQGDQLRLSGRAESNHRCPSSCEPCPLLRRSPSRCSPRLSPAAVHDAVSVSAWGSSARVATRRKAGTNHEPAG
- a CDS encoding type 4a pilus biogenesis protein PilO, producing MNLQAEIRRLRELDWRGLDLKEAGTWPLQQQWLCCLLILALTLAAAHWYLAGPKADELQRAQAEEARLLAEYRNRAAQAARLPEMLEQMVQLEWHMGELMALLPSGAEIPALIDNISGSARDHHLTIDFIRLRGMVERDFYIERPFDLQVEGGYHQIAGFIASVAALPRIVTLHDFVLAPLEGSERLRLSMLARTYSYRPLGEGDGQ
- a CDS encoding pilus assembly protein PilP; translation: MKRRCSWGLVGLLLAGCADPQLGDLDRRLSDIRHNPGTPRPLEMPAVPDYEAVSYQIGGRRSPFQPQLPEQTSAGSGELAPDSERDLEALEAYDLAALRLVGTLTMSGQTHALVKAPDGEVHRLRAGHRLGRNHGRIVSITGTTVQLVELVPAGGGGWTERTVRLLLDEARR